In a genomic window of Erigeron canadensis isolate Cc75 chromosome 5, C_canadensis_v1, whole genome shotgun sequence:
- the LOC122599919 gene encoding protein LNK1-like, with protein MSDLSIYELDDIIWDDFDRSGDHIVPHPNEDHHSEDKYEGSVCKKPRREITPVQDNKGKHYASGSVSQERESNTIAEGRNTKENESSSHTPDGVFTTSRDADSAKEMPTLQSNDNKLCVDERIVNNPFGAVDSNSYSCPPSHISQSGDLNLFSNDGNAKQSNDSIYYGWPDIGTFEDVDTMLSNCDSSFGLGVTANDDELVWFQSEDPNGEYEEAFKMDLKFPCAEPSTLTNVLDDHEPRESESKRSSFVCESKDVPKIKDQKEQSQHLKSNDIQMSLSDESDQAFTSAGNWQQNENLGHNSVGYIQSTSYLYPAHDNVPVQTNDGSVMTGIKYENTGSASGSQNESSGGIQPSFSGNYKQPGMMPQASRSDTMSRNILVSPHKQFGKENKIESQSDMEGVKKGASGVLDSLNAPEGSSISTELDEISIEASSFRQLQQVMEQLDLRTKLCIRDSLYRLARSAEQRHNYAGMSGSTTNCGATGGPLMSEGTNKYAGLMDMETDTNPIDRTIAHLLFHRPSEASNRATPLPVKPNAKVHGSTIGSTVVAEKQSCQETGNESEDKISSTGKN; from the exons ATGTCAGATTTGTCTATTTATGAG CTTGATGATATCATCTGGGATGATTTCGACCGTAGTGGTGATCATATAGTGCCCCATCCTAATGAGGATCATCATAGTGAAGATAAATATGAGGGTAGCGTCTGTAAGAAGCCCCGACGTGAAATAACACCTGTTCAGGACAACAAGGGAAAACACTATGCTTCTGGTAGTGTTTCTCAGGAAAGAGAATCCAATACAATAGCTGAAGGTAGAAATACAAAGGAAAACGAATCATCATCTCATACACCCGATGGTGTATTCACGACTTCCCGTGACGCTGACTCAGCAAAGGAAATGCCTACTTTACAATCTAATGATAATAAACTATGCGTAGATGAAAGAATTGTCAACAATCCATTCGGTGCGGTTGATAGTAACTCCTACAGTTGCCCTCCAAGTCACATCTCCCAATCTGGCGATCTTAACCTGTTCTCCAATGATGGCAATGCTAAACAATCAAATGATTCAATATATTATGGCTGGCCTGATATCGGAACCTTTGAGGATGTGGACACGATGTTAAG CAATTGTGATTCATCATTTGGACTAGGAGTTACAGCAAATGATGATGAATTGGTTTGGTTTCAATCTGAAGATCCAAATGGAGAGTATGAAGAAGCATTCAAGATGGATCTTAAGTTTCCGTGTGCAGAGCCAAGCACTTTGACAAATGTATTAGATGATCATGAACCTCGAGAATCAGAGAGTAAGAGATCTAGTTTCGTGTGTGAAAGTAAAGATGTGCCTAAGATCAAAGATCAG AAAGAGCAGTCACAGCATCTGAAAAGCAATGACATTCAGATGTCCTTGAGTGATGAATCTGATCAAGCTTTCACCTCAGCGGGAAATTGGCAGCAAAATGAAAACCTAGGACATAATTCTGTTGGCTACATACAGAGCACCAGTTATCTGTATCCAGCTCATGATAATGTTCCGGTGCAAACAAATGATGGCTCGGTAATGACTGGTATCAAATATGAAAATACGGGTTCAGCATCTGGTTCCCAAAACGAAAGCTCTGGTGGAATTCAGCCTTCATTTAGTGGAAATTATAAACAACCTGGTATGATGCCCCAGGCGTCAAGAAGTGATACCATGTCAAGAAATATTCTGGTTTCACCCCACAAGCAATTTGGCAAGGAAAACAAGATTGAAAGTCAAAGTGATATGGAGGGAGTCAAGAAAGGAGCTTCAGGAGTATTAGATTCATTAAATGCACCAGAAGGGTCTTCCATAAGTACAGAGTTGGACGAAATATCAATAGAGGCTTCTAGTTTCCGTCAGCTCCAACAGGTTATGGAACAG TTGGATTTGAGGACTAAGTTATGCATAAGGGATAGCCTGTACCGCTTGGCTAGAAGTGCAGAACAACGTCACAACTATGCTGGCATGAGTGGCAGCACCACAAACTGTGGAGCAACTGGTGGTCCATTAATGTCTGAAGGGACCAATAA GTATGCTGGCCTTATGGATATGGAAACTGATACAAACCCAATAGATCGAACAATAGCACACTTATTGTTTCATAGGCCTTCAGAAGCATCTAATAGGGCTACTCCGTTACCTGTCAAACCAAATGCAAAG GTTCATGGATCTACAATAGGTTCAACCGTGGTGGCCGAAAAACAATCTTGTCAAGAAACAGGAAATGAATCAGAGGACAAGATTTCGAGCACTGGAAAAAACTAA